Below is a genomic region from Miscanthus floridulus cultivar M001 chromosome 1, ASM1932011v1, whole genome shotgun sequence.
ctaaagttagctttgtgaagggcaatggtcggttttacaatagatgcaagcaagttgggcatatagagcaaaattgcaagactaacaagaacaaggtaCCTAATGTAtcttcaatcaaatttgattcttgttatatgctttataagggtgccaatagtgtgaaggctaagttcattggtacaccaattgtgggcccaaagaagaaggccatttgggtaccaaagaccttggttactaacctacaaggacccaagcaagtttgggtacctaaaaggaattgatcttcttttgtaggtaaattataaagccggaggaaggcattgggtgcttggtagtggatgcacacaacacatgaccggtgattcaagaatattcaattcaatcaatgaaagcaagagcaatgggattgatagtatcacatttggtgacaatggcaaaggcaaggtcaaagggcttggtaagattgcaatatccaatgacttgagcatttccaatgtgctactagtagagagcttgaacttcaaccttttgtcggtagctcaattgtgtgatcttggtttcaagtgcatatttggtgtggatgatgtagagatcataagtgtagatggctctaacttgatattcaaatgatttagatatgagaatctatacttagttgatttcaatgctagagaagctcaattgtcaacatgtttgatcactaagtctagcatgggttggttatggaatagaaggcttggtcatgttggaatgaaacaattgaacaaattgattaagcatgacttagttagaggcttgaaagaagtcacatttgagaaggataagctatgtagtgcatgtcaagccagaaaacaagttggtaacacacatcctaagaagagcatgatgagcacatccaaggcatttgagttgatgcacatggacttgtttggaccaaccacatacactagcattggtggaaacaaatatggatttgtgattgtggatgatttcactagatatacatgggtcttctttcttggtgacaagagtgatgtgtttgcaacattcaaataatttgtcaagggcattcacaatgagtttgaaacaaccatcaagaaagttagaagtgacaatggtagtgaattcaagaacactagaattgataagttgtgtgatgaatttggaattagacatcaattctcggccaagtatactcctcaatcaaatgggctagttgaaagaaagaatagaaccttgattgatatggcaagatcaatgttgagtgagtacaatgtgagtcattcattttgggccaaagcaatcaacacggcttgctactatagcaactgactctattgtcaccccatgatggagaaaacaccttatgagcttttaaatggaagaaagcccaacatagcatacttttggggttttggttgtaaatgctatatattgaagaaatgcactagattgagtaagtttaaaaagaaatatgatgaaggtttcttgcttggttactccactactagcaaggcttatagagtttggaatttggctagtggtactcttgaggaggttcatgatgtggaatttgatgaaacaaatggttcccaagaggaagatgagaatctagatgatgtgagaggcacccaattggtcaatgcaatgaagaacatggacattggtgatataaggcctagagaggtgattgatgttgaagatgacaagaatcaagtactctctaactcaaatgtgcaagctagtggttctcatgatcaaatccaagtaagcactagtgatggcaatgtgcaagatcaacaaatggctagttcatcatctcaaccaagtgatcaatcaaatgctagcaatcaagtgcaagtgcttcaaccaaccaatgttgcaagagatcatccattggacactatcattggtgatatttcaagaggcgtgcaaacaagatcaagatcggcttcattttgtgagcatttctcatttgtgtcatccattgaacctaagaagatagatgaagctttgagggatgttgattggatcgatgctatgcatgaagagctaaacaacttcacaagaaaccaagtatgggatttagttgagaggcctaaggatcataatgtgattggaaccaagtgggtctttcggaataagcaagatcaagaagggatagtaataaggaacaaagcaagattagtggctcaaggttacactcaagttgaaggtcttgactttggagaaacatatgccccggttgcaagattggaagcaattaggatcttgctagcttatgcttgtgcccacaacatcaagttgtaccaaatggatgtgaaaagtgcatttctcaatgggtacatcaatgagcttgtgtatgttgagcaacctcccgattttgaagatgaaaagaaacccaaccatgtgttcaaattgagaaaagctttgtatggattgaaacaagcacctagagcatggtatgagagattgagggatttcctactctctaagggattcaaaataggaaaggttgacaccactctcttcaccaagaagcttggaaatgacttgtttgtaatgcaaatctatgttgatgatatcatctttggatcaacaaatcaagaatttagtgaggagtttggcaagatgatggcaagtgagtttgagatgtctatgattggagaacttagttacttccttggtcttcaaatcaagcaaatgaagaatggcacatttgtgagtcaaggcaagtatatcaaggacatgctcaagaagtttgaaatggatgagagtaaagctattagtacaccaatggggacaagtggaagcttagatagtgatgctagtggcaacatggtggatcaaaagatgtatcggtctatgattggaagcctactctatgtgaccgcatcaagaccggatgtgatgtttagtgtatgcatgtgtgctagatttcaagcctcactaagagaaagtcatttgaaggcaactaagataatattgaggtatttgaagcatacacaacatgttggattatggtatcccaaaggagcaagatttgagttgattggatattcggattctgattatatgggatgcaaagttgagagaaaaagcacatcgggcacatgtcaactattgggaagatcacttgtgtcttggtcatcaaagaagcaaaatagtgtagcactttcaaccgccgaagcggagtacatttcgcccggtagttgttgtgctcaattactttggatgaaggctactttgagtgactttagaatcaagttcaagcaagtgccattgctatgtgacaatgaaagtgccgtaaagctcaccaacaacctggttcaacactcaagaacaaagcatatagatgtctgtcatcacttcataagagatcaccaacaaaaaggggatatttgcatagagagtgtgggcaccgaagatcaacttgccgacatattcaccaagccacttgatgagaagaggttttgcaagctaaggaatgaattgaacatacttgacttctccaatatgtgttgatgcactcccactatatgacatgcctctccttcgagccaagcaaggtaaagttgattgacatgtcatccatccattgctaaggacttgtttagtgcatctagtcattcctatcatgtcctaggctcattcatgaaaatcaaatgaatttgatgcttgtatggtaccactattgcttgtatgtttgaaataatctagtggtagcatatgacatgtttgtgggcttgtaaacctagtgtttgatttagaaaatgagctataagtgttttaactcaacatggtacaagataacccttatttggaggtgtgaagaagcttgtccttggatcaaactgagttaaatatctgttgcaaagtaatctagattgaaccaaattgggaaaatgatcctcatttcacatggtttcaccccaacctatctataatttgagctcaccttttgtgctaattgttgacaaagggtgagagaaacaaagatatgagtgataggggagtatttgacataaggggagagatatgataaaggaaaggggatcaattaaaattttgatcacacaagtagggggagcaagctcataaacttgtatgatgcatttgaatgaacatttcatatatttgcttgcatggtacaagttcttaatttcaatattcatgcttgtgtggtgtatgctagttataggtttgaatgatgaaatgaaaaactagcatgcataggctaaagtaactagacttatgttcattctatggaaactagacccttgcatgtaatgttgatctcacggggtactctagtttttgtgtatgtctagttactaatgattctaaggatggtatattggtgcactccgattggaatcacgcttcaaaggtccatctcttataccttagcatcatttggtagaaattgactcctatatttcctatctaagcatatgtgcaagctacaatccaaactcttaacacatatgtagggggagcaattactaccatttggagtccATGAAACTTTCCCATACTCTTCtacacatggtagatatgcttgggcaagcaacgtgaattcaattaaatctcaattcatatctttgtgaaagggttgtcatcaattaccaaaaagggggagattgaaagctctagtttggttttggttaattgatgaaaccctaagtgctaacctagtttatcaaagtgattatgagataggtagcactactccaagtgatgaaggaatgacaaagatcatgacgatggtgatggcatggtgatgaccaaatgcttaaacttggaaaagaagaaagagaaaaacaaaaggtaaaattgtaggagccattttgtttcagtgatcaagacacttagcgagtgtgatcacatttaggatcgatagccgtactattaagcggggtggaactcgtatcgaaatgcggttatcaaagtgccactagatgctctaactcattccatatgcatttaggatctagtggagtgctaacacccttgacaatgtttatgaaaatatgctaacacatgtgcacaaggtgatacaattggtggttagcacatttgagcaagggtgaagaagatagaggagaaaggaaCTCAGTCTCACTGTTTtcactgtgaccggacgctggtcttgggtggaccggcgcatccggtcaggcGTAGCAGTGAAGACGCCAGTGTCGGTCTATTGACCAGATGCTAGAAGTCtaggtccggtcgaactgacgggtcagcacagtatccagggttttgcaccggatgctgaggtgtgtccggtcgaggtggaccggacgcgttcggtcaaagaAAACttggtttggaaccttactgtaaacgaccggacgctgggggtccagcgtccggtcacttgtgccggagcgtccggtcgctacttagCCATTGCGATCAGGTGGTTCCTATTGAATGGACAatacacgtggcttacatcggttgatcggacgctgggtctagagtctggtcagtctgaccggagcgtccggtcagcccgcagtgtgcccagtgaaggggtacaatggctctatttctttggggcttctatttaagccccatggccggttgaagctcatactcttgcacattttcattgatatagcaaccttgtgagcttagccaaagccctcccactcatctccattattgattcatcatctttgtgagattgggagagaatccaagtgcattgcttgagtgattgcatctagaggcacttggtattcgtgttgcgctgcggatttcgcttgttactcttggtggttgccaccacctagacggcttggtgcagcggtggaggatcgacacgagttggtgattgttcgtgatcgtctccggtgattgtgaggggagttgtaccttccccggcggagtgccaaaaggtaactctagtaaattgctcatatcattgagttacctcacttgtgggtaggttcttgcagtgtccaatcgtgtgaacgaggtttgtgaaacacctcttagccgccgaaccaccaagtgttgatcgacacaacggggactagcgtgttggcaagcacgtgaacctcgggagaaaaatcggttgtctcttgtcatttgcattctcccggtgattggcttaatcttcatcttgtgattggttcatctctctacacatcggtataatcaccctactcactcttctatattcttgcaaactagttgtgccaagctctttagtgtaattagaattgagagcttgttttgttatttaagttgatctagtggagctctttagtgtagcaagtttgagagctcttagtgagtagtttcatagcaagttgtgtgtctagtaatcattgcaactagaattattggataggtggcttgcaaccctcgtagagctagagcaagtctgcacttcgctatttgtcttactaatcaaattgctctagttgatttgtaaaattttaaataggctattcacccccccctctagcctattaggacctttcactggtCCTCGATCCggaggactccgtccttgattattacctcgctaccgcgctcatccacctagccaatgctgatgatgcttgaatgcAGCTGTGGGATATAATATACATTCGTTAGCGCGTggtgctcgccgttctggcacctaaagatgatggtgtcacgcccttggattgccacccttgagccgtcaccgaacttcaccatTCCGGTCACATCGTCgacgagctcggagaaggctgccttggagcccgtcatgtggttgctggcactagagtccagataccactgcTACTCCTACTTACCGCCCACATGTCTGatgtggacttgggcgcgtggttcgtcgaggttgacagccttcagggccttcccagacccttccaccgccatcacctctcccttctcctcggcctcgacgtcgtgtaGTGCACAAAACTTTGTCATCAGGATAGttgcctcatcatcatcagcagctTTCGCCAGATGAGCCTTAGCCTTCttttcctgcttgcgatttgggcactcccttgcccaatggcccgtcttcccccaacaccggcaggcgttggggtcgacctgcttcttcttctccaaagaagccttgccgtggcgcttgccatcgccatcgCGGCTAGAGGATACCACGGAGTTCCTCCGactagcccactcctcctctgtcagcagtagTTTGCCACTGTCCTTCGTTGTtgtcgcctgctctaggcgctcgtccactgcccgcagatggcctgtcacatcctcaatggtgagggtgggcaagtccagcatcgtctctatggagagaccgatctggatgtactttgccgacatggagtggaggtacttggagactgccTCCTTTTCGTCGATGGTAACGCCgtggctctttagcttgctgatgagcgtctgcaggcagagggagaagtcctccaccgattcactATCCTTGAACtagaggttggcgtactcctgctttagaAGCTGGGTCATCGCCTTCTTTGTGCGGTcgaaaccgacgcgcatcgccgcaatagcctcaaGCGCCTCcatagcagagctcttcgcccccaacggctccctgtactccaccggtatagcagcgaggatagcctccaacattgacatgtcgtcttcttcattttcggtgcccttgtcaacaacattccagagccgtcgggctctgagcttgaccttcatggtcactgaccactctccatagttggtgtgagtcagcgtcggccaactggtgctgcTGACCTCCCGCAGCAGCTCAGCTGCTGTCGTCCATCTCTAAatcgtccgtcatcgccagcagTTAGTCCTGCGACGGCGCTagtatggctccgataccacctgttagcccacaggatctcCGGTacgggtgagtcgaccactcaccagtgttGTCGACCACGACtatcgttgtccgaccacacactatggctaggggtagaagaagggagggagaacagagcacaagcaccagcgttggccggagctctgcagaggatatgacaaaactgaactcgctctcggttactgagttgcagtggcaaactatatatacaactctatacatctagtcctagtacagctgtcatgctgctacagtgactagatgtaacAATAGGGCTGACTCTGGCGCTTGCccttgctgtggctacagtgcggcaggtgagccgttcggcgtctACCCCTGCTGTGACTACAGTACCATAGCAGGGTACCTTTTCGGGGATGCAGCAGATTATCTAATAGAGGAGTGCCCCTCTATTGTCTGAAAAGGATCAGAAGGACCAACTTGCTCTTCTGCATGGTCAGAGCAGCACAATTCAGAAATGACTGAAGGCTTGGAAATAGGAAGGGAGAAGGTATAGCAATTACAAGAAGAAAAATTCGAGAGATGAGTCCAGGCTTGAGACTTGAGGAATTGGGTGGCCCATTCATTAGATGAATCTTTAAGGAGCGTCATAGTAAAGAAATCCATCCATTCAGCTGGTATGGTGACAGAAGGCAGCCCAGGATCTCTGTTGGAGAAGAATTTGGCCCACATCCTATAAGTAGCAGGGCTAGGAGTGCTCTTACTTGCTTTCCCCATACTATCACCAGTAGATGCATTGGCACAAGTAAAATTTTCAATAGTAAATGGGTCCACAGGTCAAGGCTGCTTGGATGACTGTCTAGACTTAAAACCTGACCAAAAAGATTTTTTATTCAGCATTTCAGGGTAGGGTCCAAAACTAACCCTCTGAGGCCAGGAATCCTGTACTTGAACAAAGCCTAACTGAATATTCTCATTAACTTGCTGTGGAGGCTGTAGGGCATTCTCATTTCCATTGACCCAACCAAGTAACTCTTCTTCTTGTATTTCTTCAGGCATCGGGGCAGCACGATAGGCCTAATATCAGGCCTAATCACCACACTAGTTTACAGCCCCAGCACGACAGCAAGAGGGCCGTGCCGTGCTTAGATCAGTCCTTAGGGCATGTTCAACAGTTTATACGGCTGCCGGCTGCAAGTACTGATCATGTCACATAGAGACAGCAATACAGACAACTTATACAATGAGTTGTCTGTTAGGCTATCTACAAGCTAATTAATTCTTGCGTAGACTCATAAATCAAGGTGCTCAAATATGCCTTGGGAGCACGAGCCCCCATCGTACAACGGTGCTGGAGCGGGCGATATGACTTGGGAGCACAAGCCCTCGTCGTCTCTTCACGAAGAGATGGCGTACCCGTCTCTTAACTGAGTCGAGGGGTGTTTTGCAAAAATGGCGTCTCCCATATTGTAAAAAGACGGGCATTGTACATGCCCTTAGTGAGGCAGGCCTCCTACCTCTTATTATGTGTAGCCGTTTGGACAGGTATATCGCTACTCTTTTTTATAGATATCATGGGAAACCACTCCCGGCCCGGTCTCTCTCACAAACGCTGTCCAACATGCAGTCTCTCAGGCAGGTGACTGATGGATTTACAAATTATCAGGCAACTGCGTTCGAGGATTTCTCTAGAACAAAACGAGGTACATCTAGTTTGGAAGCCGTGAGCTTGTTCTCAATTCTCACTACATATATAATGATAATATAGAGCTCTACAACCGAGTAAAATATAAGAGAATGCTTGGAAGACAGGAATTTTTCGCGAAGAAACAACTCAATTCCAGCAGAAATCGGGAAAAGGAAATTCTCGCGTTCGAAACGACCCCTAAATTCTTCATCAAACAATGCCACGCATAATGGGTGCATCACTGACGAGCTAATTGAAGAGGGGATCCCATTCATGATGGTCCTCTGCCTTCTGCCCTTCTGCCAACAACGGGTACTTCCAGCTATACCTCTCCAGCTTCTCCTCCTCCGCTCGACCCTCCACGATGCCCCTCCTCAGCTTCGTCACCTTGTTGATGACAGCGGCCACCGCGATGTCAAACGCATCCTTCACCGTCGTCTCAAGCCTCGACGTCGCGTCGCCGTAGGTCACTGACGGGATGAGGCCGACGACGGCGTCCCTCATTGCCCGGACCGTTGCCGGCGGTATTTTCCGGAGCCTCTCCTCCACGCTCTCGTTCTTCTTGCGCACGTCATCCTCGGGGATGTACACCGAGTAGTCGGTGTGGGTCTTGGGCAGGTGCCAGGTGTACTGCACGTACGCCGAGGCCGGGTGGAAGAACACCGGGATGCACCCGGCTAGCATGGCGTCGAAGGCGTGACGGCGCGTGTCGGTGGCTCCTCGCGGCAGGAGGCAGAACGTCGAGCTCTGGAAGAGCTTCATGACGCTGGCCGGGGATTCGCACTTGTTGTCCGGACCCGTGGTGCTGCACTCCATGAGCGAGCAGGAGTCCGACGCCTTGCACTGGTCGACGAGGTGGCCCTCGATGGACTTGGCGTCGCCGGGGCGCGGCACGCCGGCGAAGGAGAAGAGGTACGAGCGGTTCAGCGCGCGCACCCGGTCCTGCCAGAAGAAGAGGTCCTCATCGCTCGCCGGGTGGAACGAGGTCGGGTAGGGAATGGCGACGTCGTTGAGGTGCCACGGGCTGGCCTCCACCACGAGCGCGATCATGTTCTTGGCGGCGGGGAGATTCAGCAGCCTGCTCCCCCACTCAGCATGGGCATCATCCTTCCGCCGGAAGTCCCACGTGGTGCGGCCGGCCACGAAGAAGTGGTCGCGGCCGCCCATGGCGCGCCACTCGGGGCTCTTGGTGAGCAGGCTCGCCAGGTCCAGCGCCAGCTCGTCCCTCGCGGAGACGTTGTTACCCCAGAGGTGCCGCGCGACGTCGAGGCCGGCGTAGAACGGGACGAAGACGGCGGCCGCGAGGGAAGGGTCGTCGGTGAGGCACTCGTACCGTTTGATCCGCTCGTGGAAGACGATGTCCAGCGCGTGCTCGTCGGTGTCGTACCAGCCGTTGCCGTTGCCCTGGAACGCGCCCTTGCCGGCGCGGAGCAGCGGGCCAAAGCCGCTGTTGGTGGTGTACCTGCACATGTCCGTCCACGGCGACAGCTTGTCGCAGTTCTGGACCATGTCCTTGTTGAAGCGGGCCGGCAGCTCGTGCACGTAGATGTACTGACCGCCGCAAAGGTCGTCCTTATCGTCGGCCGCGGCCAGCGCGCGGGCGAAAGGGTGGCCGCCGCGCTGCTTGGTATGAGCATGAGCCCCCGAGGGCGAGCCCTGCTTCGACGATGTTTTGCCTCCATTGGCAGACTCGTCAGACCGTGACGCCGAAGGCTTCGACGACGCGTCGTCGCCGGCGTCCACCGGAGCCGAGGTGGAGCGTTGGGACTCCGACGGCTCCCCGCCGCGAGCGATCGGAACGATCTTCCGATCCCGATGCACGGACGGCGGCAGACCGTGTTGCACGGCCTCGATGCGCACCACGCCGGCACTATCGCCACGGCCTAGGCCGGCGTCGTAGCAGTGGCGCGCGAGGATGGATACGGTGGCGGCGAGCGCGAAGAGGAAGCAGAGCCGGGAACACCGGACCCGCCCCTTGTCGTACTTGTCCATCTTGTCCTCCGCCTCCTCCGTCGCCAGCAGCCGCCTGCCGTCGTCCGCCtgcgacgacgacgacagcgGCAACTCGCTCGCGTTGTGCCGCTTCATGCCGCACAGCAGACGTGCGCCCCGGGACAAGGACGAGCGAGCGAGCTAGGTGGCACGGCGGGGGAGCCGATTGCGGGCAGGGTGGAGCTGCGGAGGCTGGCTTGCGTCGCGTCGCGTGGGATCCGAGGTGCCGGTGTTTGAAGCGCGCGCGGGGCGAGGCCATGAAAAGCCGAGCGCCTGCGTCGGGCGAATCAAATCGCTGCCAGTGGCTGTCACTGACACGGAAAGTCGGAAACTGCGGGGATCTCTAGTGAATCACTCTACAGTAATCTCCGACTGGACTATCTAAATCAAGGCTAATTAAGCTGCGTAACAGCAGGCCTGCCTTGTTGCCTGGGGATGCAAGCCGGAGCGCTTGCCATTCACGTGCGAGTGAGTAGAGTAATCCGAAGTCAGCTCACCAGCTGCCATGTCAACGAGATGCATCCCGGCAGTATGTGGATCGGAGATGGAGAGTTAATGGCGTGCGCGGTTAGTGTTGACCAGCATGGCTGCTTTAGGCTCATCAGCTCAGCTCATTGGCTTATCCATGTATTTTGTCATCTATTGTCAGTACCGCCTGTGCATTTTCTTTTCTCCGATTCCTATTAGATGCTTCCACGGCCATCAGGTAGGATTTTTGTTTAGTTCCACTTGAGCGTCGGTAGAGTTTTATCCCTTTTTCATGGCCTGTCAGATAAGCATTTCTCTTGACATGACAATGGGTTTATTAAGAAGAGAAGAAAATTTGAGTATAAGGAAACTCTCTTGGCTCAGTTTCCAATGAGTCATGGGATTAAATATTtatgaaataattgaataaaaTTATGCATTAAGAGTGCTGATTTCATCCATGTTTCACTATATTTATCTTACGTGTCATCTTTCGAAAACGACACTTCAAAACTATCAATGGAACTTAATCCAACTCGCGTGTGAGCGATATCTCACAGCTCAGAGAACGTGTATGTTTGAGGTTTCTAAAATTATTAGGTCCCTAGTATTTGTCACAGGAGAAGTAGGTCTAGGATTTGGAGAAGAGAGATGGTTAAGGCATAAATGCAAATGACTAATAAGGGAAGGTGCATTATCTtcagggcttgtttggatacacTCATCCATCTTAACCTACATGTGTTAGTGTGGATTGGGGGCGAAAATTAAACCAAGTTTCACTCTAATTTACTCCAACTCATATGGATGGAGATGGATAAAAGTCCATCCAAACAAAGTCTCAATGGCATAGCTATAGGATTTATCAATGGCATAAGACTCGTGAAGTACTCTTCTCATAGAACAATGAATATTATTAAATCTTAGATCATTATGTGTCTTCTACGAGCGTAACAAAAATGAGAAGACCAAATCTGTAGTGGCCTATTATGGCCCAATGGCCCATGCTACAAAATAAAAGCAATATGAGAATGAAACCCATGGCCCATGGCCAAAGGAGTGAAAGTGTCAGCTTTCACCTTTCAACAAAGAAAGGCAAGTCTGAGGAGTCTCCAGGAGCGTTAGATTCTTAACTAAATTAATTTGTCTATTCCAACACCCGCATGATTTGAAAGTTGTGGATTTTTTGTGCCGCATCTATTTGTAGTCGTGGTTCACATTACTAATCGCAGTTGAAAATCGATTTCTAACCA
It encodes:
- the LOC136487587 gene encoding xyloglucan galactosyltransferase KATAMARI1 homolog, with amino-acid sequence MKRHNASELPLSSSSQADDGRRLLATEEAEDKMDKYDKGRVRCSRLCFLFALAATVSILARHCYDAGLGRGDSAGVVRIEAVQHGLPPSVHRDRKIVPIARGGEPSESQRSTSAPVDAGDDASSKPSASRSDESANGGKTSSKQGSPSGAHAHTKQRGGHPFARALAAADDKDDLCGGQYIYVHELPARFNKDMVQNCDKLSPWTDMCRYTTNSGFGPLLRAGKGAFQGNGNGWYDTDEHALDIVFHERIKRYECLTDDPSLAAAVFVPFYAGLDVARHLWGNNVSARDELALDLASLLTKSPEWRAMGGRDHFFVAGRTTWDFRRKDDAHAEWGSRLLNLPAAKNMIALVVEASPWHLNDVAIPYPTSFHPASDEDLFFWQDRVRALNRSYLFSFAGVPRPGDAKSIEGHLVDQCKASDSCSLMECSTTGPDNKCESPASVMKLFQSSTFCLLPRGATDTRRHAFDAMLAGCIPVFFHPASAYVQYTWHLPKTHTDYSVYIPEDDVRKKNESVEERLRKIPPATVRAMRDAVVGLIPSVTYGDATSRLETTVKDAFDIAVAAVINKVTKLRRGIVEGRAEEEKLERYSWKYPLLAEGQKAEDHHEWDPLFN